In one window of Falco biarmicus isolate bFalBia1 chromosome 16, bFalBia1.pri, whole genome shotgun sequence DNA:
- the LOC130159631 gene encoding uncharacterized protein LOC130159631 codes for MVIFCRGLKNTLNLTSAFTVRRGTLFSCRKSSIRSPGHLVWALSDGTWTTHLPLDGKVKQITLGMPTLCPIWKKSPFKGSLENLELKRIKRSGISDDIWNEPSTGVKIGWALESLLNPIASYRNRAWLYHLTGQVEKLANVTKKGFKELNIQLQATSRMTLQNRMALDMLLLKEHGVCGCLKDKLDHCCIHIPNVTQDVEHDLDLLGKIEKETETIQKDMSEDWLGKIFNKLGWNLSSWIQSIIRTLFLLLVVFLMSMLIYACLKKQFTNRIAVSRMIMREVPTISPRHDPLPKYVETKDI; via the coding sequence atggttattttttgtcgaggtcttaagaatactCTCAATTTAACCAGCGCCTTTACAGTCAGAagaggaactttgtttagttgtagaaAATCTTCTATTcgaagtccaggacatttagtttgggcattaagtgatggaacctggacaacacacttaccattagatggtaaggtgAAACAAATCACATTGggcatgccaacattgtgtccgatttggaagaaatcaccatttaaaggATCTCTAGAGAATCTAGAATTAAAACGAATAAAGAGATCAGGGATAAGtgatgatatttggaatgaaccatctacaggagtgaaaattggctgggcactggaatcacttttaaatcctatagcttcatatagaaacagagcgTGGCTCTATCatttaactggtcaagtggaaaaattggcAAACGTTACCaagaaggggtttaaggaattgaatatacaattacaggcaacttccagaatgactttacaaaatagaatggcactagatatgctcctacttaaagaacatggagtgtgTGGATGTCTTAAGGAtaaactggaccactgttgtatccacattccaaatgtcactcaggatgtggaacatgatctagatctattgggaaaaattgaaaaagaaactgaaacaattcagaaggatatgtcagaagattggcttgggaaaatttttaacaaactgggatggaatttgagctcttggatacaatctataattaggactttgtttctgttactagttgtctttttgatgagcatgctgatatatgcatgtctgaagaaacagtttaccaatagaattgcagtgagtcgtatgattatgagagaagtaccaactatttcaccaagacatgatccattacccaaatatgttgaaacaaaagatatatga